A single window of Lysobacter oculi DNA harbors:
- the aceE gene encoding pyruvate dehydrogenase (acetyl-transferring), homodimeric type has product MNWLNEILQNDNDPAETREWVESIKAVIDVQGPERAHQLLEGMVELTRRAGAHLPFAPTTEYINTIPAHLEPKSPGDAHMEWRIRSMIRWNAMAMVVRANRKPGDLGGHIASFASSATLYDVGFNHFWRAPSENHPGDLLYIQGHSSPGIYARAFMEGRISESQLDHFRMEVDRKGISSYPHPWLMPDFWQTPTVSMGLGPLAAIYQARHWKYLEARGLMPKTDRKVWCFLGDGETDEPESLGAISVAGRYGLDNLVFVINCNLQRLDGPVRGNGKIIQELEGNFRGAGWNVIKLVWGSYWDPLLAQDRDGMLKKLMMETVDGEYQNCKAFGGAYTREHFFGKYPETAALVANMSDEDIWRLNRGGHDPHKVYAAYDAAVKTTGMPTVILAKTVKGYGMGSAGEALNPTHQTKKLDDDSVRIFRERFKLDIPDEALADGAIPFLHPGKDSPEVQYMLERRNALGGFLPQRRQKSKESLEVPKPEAFERLTKSTGEREISTTMAFVQALSIVLRDKQVGPRCVPIVADEARTFGMEGLFRQLGIYAPQGQKYKPVDADQLMFYREDAAGQVLEEGITEAGAFASWMAAATSYSTNDLQMLPFYIYYSMFGFQRVGDAAWQAADMRARGFLLGATAGRTTLNGEGLQHEDGQSQIQSSLIPNCRSYDPTFHYEVVTLLQHGMQRMLTEQRDEYWYLTLMNENYAHPDMPEGSAEGIIKGMYLLSDAGKPKKGELRVQLMGSGVILREAIAAADLLDAEFGIKSDIWSCPSFTELAREGEDAVRFNRLNPEAKQKRVPYVTGLLDGRTGPAIAATDYVRAFANQVREFVPMRYVALGTDGFGRSDTRANLRRHFEVDRFHIAQAAVHALAEDGKLTAKDVARANKTWGIVGDKPNPLGA; this is encoded by the coding sequence ATGAACTGGCTCAACGAAATCCTGCAGAACGACAACGACCCGGCCGAAACCCGCGAGTGGGTCGAATCGATCAAGGCGGTGATCGACGTGCAGGGTCCGGAGCGCGCCCACCAGCTGCTGGAAGGCATGGTCGAACTGACCCGCCGCGCCGGTGCCCACCTGCCGTTCGCGCCGACCACCGAATACATCAACACCATCCCCGCGCACCTGGAGCCGAAGTCGCCGGGCGATGCGCACATGGAGTGGCGGATCCGCTCGATGATCCGCTGGAACGCCATGGCGATGGTGGTCCGCGCCAACCGCAAGCCGGGCGACCTGGGCGGCCACATCGCCAGCTTCGCGTCATCGGCCACGCTCTACGACGTCGGCTTCAACCACTTCTGGCGGGCGCCTTCGGAAAATCACCCGGGTGACCTGCTCTACATCCAGGGCCACAGCTCGCCGGGCATCTACGCCCGCGCCTTCATGGAAGGCCGCATCAGCGAATCCCAGCTCGATCACTTCCGCATGGAAGTCGACCGCAAGGGGATCAGTTCGTATCCGCACCCATGGCTGATGCCGGATTTCTGGCAGACGCCGACCGTGTCGATGGGCCTCGGCCCGCTGGCCGCCATCTACCAGGCGCGCCACTGGAAGTACCTGGAGGCGCGCGGCCTGATGCCGAAGACCGACCGCAAGGTCTGGTGCTTCCTCGGCGACGGCGAGACCGACGAACCGGAAAGCCTCGGCGCGATCTCGGTCGCCGGCCGCTACGGCCTCGACAACCTGGTCTTCGTCATCAACTGCAACCTGCAGCGCCTCGATGGCCCGGTGCGCGGCAACGGCAAGATCATCCAGGAGCTGGAAGGCAACTTCCGCGGCGCCGGCTGGAACGTCATCAAGCTGGTCTGGGGCAGCTACTGGGATCCGCTGCTGGCGCAGGACCGCGACGGCATGCTGAAGAAGCTGATGATGGAAACCGTCGACGGCGAATACCAGAACTGCAAGGCCTTCGGCGGTGCGTACACGCGCGAGCATTTCTTCGGCAAATATCCCGAGACCGCCGCGCTGGTCGCCAACATGAGCGACGAGGACATCTGGCGCCTCAACCGCGGCGGCCACGACCCGCACAAGGTGTATGCCGCCTACGACGCGGCGGTGAAGACCACCGGCATGCCGACGGTCATCCTTGCCAAGACGGTCAAGGGCTACGGCATGGGCAGCGCCGGCGAGGCGCTCAATCCGACCCACCAGACCAAGAAGCTCGATGACGACTCGGTGCGCATCTTCCGCGAGCGCTTCAAGCTCGATATCCCGGACGAAGCGCTGGCCGACGGCGCGATCCCCTTCCTGCATCCCGGCAAGGATTCGCCGGAAGTGCAGTACATGCTCGAGCGCCGCAACGCGCTCGGCGGCTTCCTGCCGCAGCGCCGGCAGAAGTCGAAGGAATCGCTGGAAGTGCCGAAGCCCGAGGCCTTCGAGCGCCTGACCAAGTCCACCGGCGAGCGCGAGATCAGCACCACCATGGCCTTCGTGCAGGCGCTGTCGATCGTGCTGCGCGACAAGCAGGTGGGCCCGCGCTGCGTGCCGATCGTCGCCGACGAGGCGCGCACCTTCGGCATGGAAGGCCTGTTCCGCCAGCTCGGCATCTATGCGCCGCAGGGCCAGAAGTACAAGCCGGTGGATGCCGACCAGCTGATGTTCTACCGCGAAGACGCGGCGGGCCAGGTGCTGGAGGAAGGCATCACCGAGGCCGGCGCGTTCGCCTCGTGGATGGCGGCGGCCACCAGCTACAGCACCAATGACCTGCAGATGCTGCCGTTCTACATCTACTACTCGATGTTCGGCTTCCAGCGCGTCGGCGATGCGGCGTGGCAGGCGGCGGACATGCGCGCGCGCGGCTTCCTGCTGGGCGCGACGGCGGGCCGCACCACGCTCAACGGCGAAGGCCTGCAGCACGAGGACGGCCAGAGCCAGATCCAGTCCAGCCTGATCCCCAACTGCCGCAGCTACGATCCGACCTTCCATTACGAAGTGGTCACGCTGCTGCAGCACGGCATGCAGCGCATGCTGACCGAACAGCGCGACGAGTACTGGTACCTCACGCTGATGAACGAGAACTACGCCCACCCCGACATGCCGGAAGGCAGCGCCGAGGGCATCATCAAGGGCATGTACCTGCTCAGCGATGCCGGCAAGCCGAAGAAGGGCGAGCTGCGCGTGCAGCTGATGGGCAGTGGCGTGATCCTGCGCGAGGCGATCGCGGCGGCGGATCTGCTGGATGCGGAATTCGGCATCAAGTCCGACATCTGGAGCTGCCCGAGCTTCACCGAACTCGCGCGCGAAGGCGAGGATGCCGTGCGCTTCAACCGCCTCAACCCGGAAGCCAAGCAGAAGCGAGTGCCCTATGTCACCGGCCTGCTCGATGGCCGCACCGGTCCGGCCATCGCCGCCACCGACTACGTGCGCGCCTTCGCCAACCAGGTCCGCGAGTTCGTGCCGATGCGCTACGTCGCGCTGGGCACCGATGGCTTTGGCCGCTCCGACACCCGCGCCAACCTGCGCCGCCACTTCGAGGTGGACCGCTTCCACATCGCCCAGGCCGCGGTGCATGCGCTGGCCGAAGACGGCAAGCTCACCGCCAAGGACGTGGCGCGTGCCAACAAGACTTGGGGCATCGTCGGCGACAAGCCGAATCCGCTGGGGGCGTGA
- a CDS encoding class I SAM-dependent methyltransferase, translating to MTACKICEAPASECGRQRILGRHDARYLRCGACGYAWVESPHWLEEAYSKAITALDTGIVLRNLWLRDATCALLGSSFRDVRTVLDHGGGSGLFVRLLRDRGHDAWWSDEYCENLLARGFEADAESRFDLLTAFELVEHLEEPMAEFERLHRRAPRLLISTELQPADPAKLMGWHYLAPEAGQHIGFFTRRSLEVVAERLGLRLSSNDRNLHVLAPERINDRWLYLLRKPGWAAKWAWLGSRKGLAHPDAARQLARLRAYEAGQIAP from the coding sequence ATGACCGCCTGCAAGATCTGTGAAGCGCCCGCCAGCGAATGCGGGCGGCAGCGCATCCTCGGCCGCCATGACGCGCGCTACCTGCGCTGCGGCGCATGCGGCTATGCCTGGGTGGAGTCACCGCACTGGCTGGAAGAGGCGTATTCCAAGGCGATCACCGCGCTCGACACCGGCATCGTGTTGCGCAACCTGTGGCTGCGCGATGCCACCTGCGCGTTGCTGGGCAGCAGTTTCCGCGATGTGCGCACGGTGCTGGACCACGGCGGCGGCAGCGGCCTGTTCGTCCGCCTGCTGCGCGACCGCGGGCACGATGCCTGGTGGTCGGATGAGTACTGCGAAAACCTGCTGGCGCGCGGTTTCGAGGCCGATGCTGAATCCCGCTTCGACCTGCTCACCGCCTTCGAGCTGGTCGAGCACCTGGAAGAGCCGATGGCGGAGTTCGAACGCCTGCACCGGCGGGCGCCGCGCCTGCTGATCTCCACCGAGTTGCAGCCGGCCGATCCCGCCAAGTTGATGGGCTGGCATTACCTGGCGCCGGAAGCAGGGCAGCACATCGGCTTCTTCACCCGCCGCAGCCTGGAGGTGGTGGCCGAGCGGCTGGGGCTGCGCCTGTCCAGCAACGACCGCAACCTGCACGTGCTCGCGCCCGAACGCATCAACGATCGCTGGCTCTACCTGCTGCGCAAACCCGGATGGGCCGCCAAGTGGGCGTGGCTCGGCAGCCGCAAGGGGCTGGCGCATCCCGATGCGGCCCGCCAGCTGGCGCGGTTGCGTGCCTACGAAGCCGGCCAGATCGCACCGTAG
- a CDS encoding flavohemoglobin expression-modulating QEGLA motif protein has product MGDSSDIARYAELDARMVKAARSLRILSLMSWPARFQQPFLEGWRAGNPQNPVIDYPKHDFSDARRELDEVARAADPAHPLGLYLVESARSWYVAAQMLESLGTNEVAAHSIRLYGRPDECLPGDGPTTREAARHFITIASELDHELLSPAETVPISATALQLQLQQALDDFFDQRMITVELDPEMIAKAAAGATRIRLRQGASFTDYDRDQLLQHEAFVHSLTALNGRLQPVLKSMELPSPRTTATQEGLATFAEQITGSTDIERMKRVSLRIEAVARALEGADFVEIFRYFMETGGQSETESFASAQRVFRGVPTTGGAAFTKDTVYLRGLVGVHTFFRWSLRQDRLRLCRLLFAGKMTIEDVQRFEPLFDAGVLSPPRWLPRWAARANGLAGMLAFSLFANRIRLDQISDQLVLHDV; this is encoded by the coding sequence ATGGGCGACAGCAGCGACATCGCCCGCTACGCCGAGCTGGACGCGCGCATGGTCAAGGCCGCGCGGTCCCTGCGCATCCTCAGCCTGATGAGCTGGCCGGCGCGCTTCCAGCAGCCGTTCCTGGAAGGCTGGCGTGCCGGCAATCCGCAGAACCCGGTCATCGACTACCCGAAACACGATTTCTCCGACGCCCGCCGCGAGCTGGACGAAGTGGCGCGGGCCGCCGACCCGGCGCATCCGCTCGGCCTGTATCTGGTCGAGTCCGCGCGCAGCTGGTATGTGGCCGCGCAGATGCTGGAATCGCTCGGCACCAACGAAGTCGCCGCACATTCGATCCGCCTCTACGGCAGGCCCGACGAATGCCTGCCCGGTGACGGCCCGACCACCCGCGAGGCGGCGCGGCACTTCATCACCATCGCCAGCGAACTGGACCACGAGCTGCTGTCGCCGGCGGAGACCGTGCCGATCTCGGCCACCGCGCTGCAGTTGCAGTTGCAGCAGGCGCTGGATGACTTCTTCGACCAGCGCATGATCACCGTGGAGCTGGACCCGGAGATGATCGCCAAGGCGGCGGCCGGCGCGACCCGCATCCGCCTGCGCCAGGGCGCCAGCTTCACCGACTACGACCGCGACCAGCTGCTGCAGCACGAGGCCTTCGTGCATTCGCTGACCGCGTTGAACGGCCGGCTGCAGCCGGTGCTGAAGAGCATGGAGCTGCCGTCGCCGCGCACCACCGCGACGCAGGAAGGCCTGGCCACTTTCGCCGAGCAGATCACCGGTTCCACCGACATCGAACGGATGAAGCGGGTGAGCCTGCGCATCGAGGCGGTCGCGCGCGCGCTGGAAGGCGCCGATTTCGTCGAGATCTTCCGCTACTTCATGGAGACCGGCGGGCAGAGCGAGACCGAGAGCTTCGCCTCGGCGCAGCGGGTGTTCCGGGGCGTGCCGACGACCGGCGGCGCGGCGTTCACCAAGGACACCGTCTACCTGCGCGGGCTGGTCGGCGTGCACACCTTCTTCCGCTGGTCGCTGCGGCAGGACCGGCTGCGCCTGTGCCGCCTGCTGTTCGCCGGCAAGATGACCATCGAGGACGTGCAGCGCTTCGAGCCGCTGTTCGATGCCGGCGTGCTCAGCCCGCCGCGCTGGCTGCCGCGCTGGGCCGCCCGTGCCAACGGGCTGGCCGGGATGCTGGCGTTCTCGCTGTTCGCCAACCGCATCCGCCTCGACCAGATCTCCGACCAGCTGGTGCTGCACGACGTCTGA
- a CDS encoding FmdE family protein — MAFPAWFENAPAMRLHDGLAELLGAPADGILDYRYPDAVRLAGHSCPTVAGAYLAACAGLKALYGDAMPERGQIAVTLPDAEDAGVTGVIGQVMTLVTGAAAANGFHGLGGDHVRAGLLRYGDAGVKGVRMQRRDTGAMVEVDVDASTIQGHPKQRMLLAAIVQGQADDAQRREFGELWQDRVRRLLTVHADDPAVVTVRRIA; from the coding sequence ATGGCCTTCCCCGCCTGGTTCGAAAACGCGCCTGCGATGCGCCTGCATGACGGCCTGGCCGAACTGCTCGGCGCCCCCGCCGACGGCATCCTCGATTACCGCTATCCCGATGCGGTGCGGCTGGCCGGCCATTCCTGCCCCACGGTCGCGGGCGCCTATCTCGCCGCCTGCGCGGGGCTCAAGGCCCTGTATGGCGATGCGATGCCCGAGCGTGGCCAGATCGCCGTGACCCTGCCCGATGCCGAGGATGCCGGCGTGACCGGGGTGATCGGCCAGGTGATGACGCTGGTCACCGGCGCCGCGGCGGCCAACGGATTCCACGGCCTCGGCGGCGACCACGTGCGCGCCGGCCTGTTGCGCTATGGCGATGCCGGGGTGAAGGGCGTGCGGATGCAGCGCCGCGACACCGGCGCGATGGTGGAAGTGGATGTCGATGCCTCGACCATCCAGGGCCATCCGAAACAGCGCATGCTGCTGGCCGCCATCGTCCAGGGCCAGGCCGACGATGCCCAGCGGCGCGAATTCGGCGAACTCTGGCAGGACCGCGTGCGCCGCCTGCTCACCGTGCATGCGGATGATCCGGCGGTGGTGACCGTGCGGCGCATCGCCTGA
- the lipA gene encoding lipoyl synthase: MDDPKRPESGSRFTDAHGIRATLDGIKPNADNQRDDAAPKPPWLRVKLPSGAAYEDVLDIVRSHQLSTVCAESKCPNIAECWGRGTATLMLMGSVCTRACRFCSVNTGNPNGWLDPLEPLKVADAVALMGLKYVVLTSVDRDDLPDGGAGHYAACIQAIHQRCRDTAVEALTPDFAGNTACVATVLDAGLDTFAQNIETVERLTHEVRDPRAGYRQTLDVLAFAKRHAPQTITKTSLMLGLGETDAEIEQAMDDIRAADVDVITFGQYMRPTRNHLPVQRFVTPEEFARYRDLGLARGFMEVVSGPLVRSSYRAERVRERNNAGL, from the coding sequence ATGGACGACCCCAAGCGCCCCGAATCCGGCAGCCGCTTCACCGACGCGCACGGCATCCGCGCCACGCTCGACGGCATCAAGCCCAACGCCGACAACCAGCGCGACGATGCCGCGCCCAAACCGCCGTGGCTGCGTGTCAAGCTGCCGAGCGGCGCCGCCTACGAGGACGTGCTCGACATCGTCCGTTCGCACCAGCTCAGCACGGTCTGCGCGGAATCCAAATGCCCCAACATCGCCGAATGCTGGGGGCGCGGCACCGCCACGCTGATGCTGATGGGCTCGGTGTGTACGCGCGCCTGCCGCTTCTGCTCGGTCAATACCGGCAATCCCAACGGCTGGCTCGACCCGCTGGAGCCGCTGAAAGTGGCCGATGCGGTCGCGTTGATGGGCCTGAAATACGTGGTGCTGACCTCGGTCGACCGCGATGACCTGCCCGATGGCGGCGCCGGCCATTACGCCGCCTGCATCCAGGCCATCCACCAGCGCTGCCGGGATACCGCGGTCGAAGCGCTGACGCCCGATTTCGCCGGCAACACCGCGTGCGTGGCCACCGTGCTCGATGCCGGGCTGGACACCTTCGCGCAGAACATAGAAACGGTGGAACGCCTGACCCACGAAGTGCGCGACCCGCGCGCCGGCTACCGGCAGACGCTGGACGTGCTCGCCTTCGCCAAACGGCACGCGCCGCAAACGATCACCAAGACCAGCCTGATGCTGGGGCTGGGCGAAACCGATGCGGAAATCGAACAGGCGATGGACGACATCCGCGCGGCGGACGTGGATGTCATCACCTTCGGCCAATACATGCGGCCCACGCGCAACCACCTGCCGGTGCAGCGCTTCGTGACGCCGGAGGAATTCGCGCGTTACCGCGACCTGGGCCTGGCGCGCGGCTTCATGGAGGTGGTGTCGGGGCCGCTGGTGCGTTCCAGCTATCGCGCCGAACGCGTCAGGGAGCGCAACAACGCCGGCCTGTAG
- a CDS encoding DUF2249 domain-containing protein — translation MNATSDPQSTVPDYTPYPFDARGIARRFRHSAIFGALGALQPGEAMRFVNDHDPLPLLDQMRERFGERVEVVYQHREPGAIIIDFIVRAA, via the coding sequence ATGAACGCAACCAGCGACCCGCAGTCCACCGTGCCGGACTACACCCCCTATCCCTTCGACGCCCGCGGTATCGCCCGCCGCTTCCGCCACTCCGCCATCTTCGGCGCCCTGGGCGCGCTGCAACCCGGCGAGGCGATGCGCTTCGTCAACGATCACGATCCGCTGCCGCTGCTCGACCAGATGCGCGAGCGCTTCGGCGAGCGCGTCGAAGTGGTCTACCAGCACCGCGAACCCGGCGCGATCATCATCGACTTCATCGTCCGGGCCGCGTGA
- the hslV gene encoding ATP-dependent protease subunit HslV — MDPSQNPNVFHATTIVSVRRNGQVVIAGDGQVTLGHTVMKSNARKVRRLGENGQVLAGFAGAAADAFTLFELFEAKLQKHGQLTRAAVEMAKDWRTERRFGKLEALLAVADKDASLIISGTGDVIEPEDGLIAIGSGGMYALSAARGLLKHTGLSARDIAVESLNIAGDVCIYTNRNIVVEEL, encoded by the coding sequence ATGGACCCCAGCCAGAATCCCAATGTTTTCCACGCCACCACCATCGTGTCGGTGCGCCGCAACGGACAGGTGGTGATCGCCGGCGACGGCCAGGTCACACTCGGCCACACGGTGATGAAGTCGAACGCGCGCAAGGTACGGCGCCTGGGCGAGAACGGCCAGGTGCTGGCCGGTTTCGCCGGTGCCGCGGCGGATGCGTTCACCCTGTTCGAGCTGTTCGAAGCCAAGTTGCAGAAGCATGGCCAGCTCACCCGCGCGGCCGTGGAGATGGCGAAGGATTGGCGCACCGAACGCCGCTTCGGCAAGCTGGAGGCGCTGCTCGCGGTGGCCGACAAGGATGCTTCGCTGATCATCAGCGGCACCGGTGACGTGATCGAGCCGGAAGACGGACTGATCGCCATCGGGTCCGGTGGCATGTACGCGCTGTCGGCCGCGCGCGGGCTGCTCAAGCACACCGGACTCTCCGCGCGCGACATCGCGGTGGAGTCGCTCAACATCGCCGGCGATGTCTGCATCTACACCAACCGCAACATCGTGGTGGAAGAGCTCTGA
- a CDS encoding glycosyltransferase produces MTTPVSRPRANVIAWNNGVGLSRDMALLEDGLRQAGFDVTLTAIGRGKLRKWLRPPLVRMRHALRALVGLAPRHDVSLMLEHVRPEEFGSARLQCFVPNPEWCQASDVAALSGIDRVLTKTRHAEAIFAGLGRPVAPIGFTSEDRMDASVPRERSFFHLAGRSSNKGTAALASLWQRHPEWPRLTIVQNRRNPAPVVDAANIDYHLDYLDDAALRVLQNRHRFHLCPSETEGFGHYLVEAMSVGALAITTDAAPMNELVEAGRGLLVAASRTGTQQLATTYYFDESAMEATIAHTLAMSDADVEAMGGDARSWYLDNHAGFPQRLKAALLPLLEPASKGSAR; encoded by the coding sequence ATGACCACGCCGGTGTCGCGGCCGCGCGCCAACGTCATCGCCTGGAACAACGGCGTGGGGCTGTCGCGCGACATGGCCTTGCTGGAAGACGGGCTGCGCCAGGCCGGTTTCGATGTCACCCTCACCGCGATCGGGCGCGGCAAGCTGCGCAAATGGCTGCGGCCGCCGCTGGTGCGGATGCGCCATGCGCTGCGTGCGCTTGTGGGGCTCGCGCCGCGGCATGACGTGTCCCTGATGCTGGAACACGTGCGCCCGGAGGAATTCGGCAGCGCGCGCCTGCAGTGCTTCGTGCCCAACCCGGAGTGGTGCCAGGCTAGCGATGTCGCGGCCCTGTCCGGCATCGACCGGGTGCTGACCAAGACGCGCCACGCCGAGGCGATCTTCGCCGGGCTGGGCCGGCCGGTGGCCCCGATCGGGTTCACCAGCGAGGACCGGATGGATGCGTCGGTGCCGCGCGAGCGCAGCTTCTTCCACCTCGCCGGCCGCAGCAGCAACAAGGGCACCGCCGCGCTGGCGTCGCTCTGGCAGCGGCATCCGGAATGGCCGCGCCTGACCATCGTGCAGAACCGCCGCAATCCGGCGCCGGTGGTGGATGCCGCCAACATCGACTACCACCTCGATTATCTGGATGACGCGGCGTTGCGCGTGCTGCAGAACCGACACCGCTTCCACCTGTGCCCGTCGGAGACCGAGGGCTTCGGGCATTACCTGGTGGAGGCGATGAGTGTCGGCGCGCTCGCCATCACCACCGATGCGGCCCCGATGAACGAGCTGGTCGAAGCCGGGCGCGGGCTGCTTGTCGCGGCTTCGCGCACCGGCACGCAGCAACTGGCCACGACGTACTACTTCGACGAGTCGGCGATGGAAGCGACCATCGCCCACACACTGGCGATGAGCGATGCCGACGTCGAGGCGATGGGTGGCGACGCACGCAGCTGGTATCTCGACAACCACGCCGGCTTTCCGCAGCGCCTGAAGGCCGCCTTGCTGCCGCTGCTGGAACCGGCTTCGAAAGGGAGCGCGCGATGA
- a CDS encoding NADP-dependent malic enzyme: MPQDDLKKAALEYHRHHPPGKIQVSATKPMVTQRDLSLAYSPGVAYACEAIVEDPNAASEMTARGNLVAVITNGTAVLGLGDIGPLAGKPVMEGKGVLFKKFAGIDVFDIELQERDPDKLVEIIAAMEPTFGGINLEDIKAPECFIVERKLRERMNIPVFHDDQHGTAIIVGAAVLNALEVAGKDIAEVKLATTGAGAAGIACLDMLVALGMKPENIIAFDRGGVIHSGRDDLDPDKRRYARETNKRELAEIMEGADVFLGLSAGGILKAEMVATMAEKPVILALANPYPEILPEDAKAVRPDAIIATGRSDYPNQVNNALCFPYIFRGALDVGAREINEAMKLACVRAIAELARMEASDLGNAYGNEIPRFGPEYLIPRPFDPRLITVIAPAVARAAMESGVAARPIEDMRAYEEKLGQFVHKTGLMMKPVYERARADIKRVVYAEGEEYTVLRAVQTVIDERLAFPVLIGRPEVIERRIAKLALRMRPGVDFELVNIQADPRFDDYWQAYHARNQRKGITEDAAKNLIRSRPTLVAALMVERGEADALICGLVGRFHKKLGYLLSVFDFEPGVTGTATMTGVINDHGTWFFTDTHVQVDPSPEQIAQSALQASWRLKLFGIEPKVALLSHSNYGSHMDASAMKMRKAREIIAAKVPKLEMDGEMMADTAWDEELRKRIFPATTLKGRANLMVMPNLDAANIGYNLIRVATGGVAIGPILMGLDKPAHILTTASTSRRVVNMTAIAAVDAQLRAARQRG; the protein is encoded by the coding sequence ATGCCGCAGGATGACCTGAAGAAAGCCGCCCTCGAGTACCACCGGCACCATCCGCCGGGCAAGATCCAGGTCAGCGCGACCAAGCCGATGGTGACCCAGCGCGACCTGTCACTGGCCTATTCGCCGGGCGTGGCCTACGCCTGCGAGGCGATCGTCGAGGACCCCAATGCCGCCAGCGAGATGACCGCGCGCGGCAACCTGGTGGCGGTGATCACCAACGGCACGGCGGTGCTGGGCCTGGGCGACATCGGCCCGCTGGCCGGCAAGCCGGTGATGGAAGGCAAGGGCGTGCTGTTCAAGAAGTTCGCCGGCATTGACGTCTTCGACATCGAACTGCAGGAACGCGACCCGGACAAGCTGGTCGAGATCATCGCGGCGATGGAGCCGACCTTCGGCGGCATCAACCTGGAAGACATCAAGGCGCCGGAGTGCTTCATCGTCGAGCGCAAGCTGCGCGAGCGGATGAACATCCCGGTCTTCCACGACGACCAGCACGGCACCGCGATCATCGTCGGCGCGGCGGTGCTCAACGCGCTGGAAGTGGCGGGCAAGGACATCGCAGAGGTGAAGCTGGCCACCACCGGCGCCGGCGCGGCGGGCATCGCCTGCCTGGACATGCTGGTGGCGCTGGGCATGAAGCCGGAGAACATCATCGCCTTCGACCGCGGCGGCGTGATCCACAGCGGCCGCGACGACCTGGACCCCGACAAGCGCCGTTACGCGCGCGAGACCAACAAGCGCGAGCTGGCCGAGATCATGGAAGGCGCGGACGTGTTCCTCGGCCTGTCGGCGGGCGGCATCCTCAAGGCCGAGATGGTCGCGACGATGGCCGAGAAGCCGGTCATCCTGGCGCTGGCGAATCCCTATCCGGAAATCCTGCCGGAGGACGCCAAGGCGGTGCGCCCGGACGCGATCATCGCCACCGGCCGCAGCGACTATCCGAACCAGGTCAACAACGCGCTCTGCTTCCCCTACATCTTCCGTGGCGCGCTCGATGTCGGTGCGCGCGAGATCAACGAGGCGATGAAGCTCGCCTGCGTGCGCGCCATCGCCGAGCTGGCGCGGATGGAAGCCAGCGATCTCGGCAACGCCTACGGCAACGAGATCCCGCGCTTCGGCCCCGAATACCTGATCCCGCGCCCGTTCGACCCGCGCCTGATCACCGTGATCGCGCCGGCGGTGGCGCGTGCGGCGATGGAATCCGGCGTGGCCGCGCGGCCGATCGAGGACATGCGCGCCTACGAGGAGAAGCTCGGCCAGTTCGTCCACAAGACCGGGCTGATGATGAAGCCGGTATACGAACGCGCCCGTGCCGACATCAAGCGCGTGGTCTATGCCGAAGGCGAGGAGTACACCGTGCTGCGCGCCGTGCAGACGGTGATCGACGAGCGGCTGGCGTTCCCGGTGCTCATCGGCCGGCCGGAGGTGATCGAGCGGCGCATCGCCAAGCTCGCATTGCGGATGCGGCCCGGCGTGGATTTCGAACTGGTCAACATCCAGGCCGATCCGCGCTTCGACGACTACTGGCAGGCCTATCACGCGCGCAACCAGCGCAAGGGCATCACCGAGGATGCGGCGAAGAACCTGATCCGCTCGCGGCCGACGCTGGTCGCCGCGCTGATGGTCGAACGCGGCGAAGCCGACGCGCTGATCTGCGGGCTGGTCGGGCGCTTCCACAAGAAGCTCGGCTACCTGCTGAGCGTGTTCGATTTCGAACCCGGCGTGACCGGCACCGCGACCATGACCGGCGTGATCAACGACCATGGCACCTGGTTCTTCACCGACACCCATGTGCAGGTGGATCCGTCGCCGGAGCAGATCGCGCAGTCCGCGCTGCAGGCCAGCTGGCGGCTCAAGCTGTTCGGCATCGAGCCGAAGGTCGCGCTGCTCTCGCACAGCAACTACGGCAGCCACATGGATGCCTCGGCGATGAAGATGCGAAAGGCCCGCGAGATCATCGCGGCCAAGGTGCCGAAGCTGGAGATGGACGGCGAGATGATGGCCGACACCGCCTGGGACGAGGAACTGCGCAAGCGCATCTTCCCCGCCACCACGCTCAAGGGTCGCGCCAACCTGATGGTCATGCCCAACCTGGACGCCGCCAACATCGGCTACAACCTGATCCGGGTGGCGACCGGCGGTGTCGCCATCGGCCCGATCCTGATGGGCCTGGACAAGCCGGCGCACATCCTGACCACGGCCTCCACCTCGCGGCGCGTGGTCAACATGACCGCGATCGCGGCGGTGGACGCGCAGCTGCGTGCCGCCCGGCAGCGTGGCTGA